One window of the Aptenodytes patagonicus chromosome 5, bAptPat1.pri.cur, whole genome shotgun sequence genome contains the following:
- the SRSF11 gene encoding serine/arginine-rich splicing factor 11 isoform X2 has protein sequence MASSSGTDVIQVTNVSPSASSEQMRTLFGFLGKIEELRLFPPDDSPLPVSSRVCFVKFHDPDSAVVAQHLTNTVFVDRALIVVPYAEGVIPDETKALSLLAPANAVAGLLPGGGLLPTPNPLSQIGAVPLAALGAPALDPALAALGLPGANLNSQSLAADQLLKLMSTVDPKLNHVAAGLVSPSLKSDTSSKEIEEAMKRVREAQSLISAAIEPDKKDEKRRHSRSRSRSRRRRTPSSSRHRRSRSRSRRRSHSKSRSRRRSKSPRRRRSHSRERSRRSRSTSKTRDKKKEEKEKKRSKTPPKSYSTTRRSRSTSRERRRRRSRSGTRSPKKPRSPKRKMSRSPSPRRHKKEKKKDKDKERSRDERERSTSKKKKSKDKEKDRERKSESDKDVKVTRDYDEEEQGYDSEKEKKEEKKMADSSSPKVKESAADKGSGDSARESKVNGDDHHEEDMDMSD, from the exons ATGGCTTCAAGCAGCGGCACCGACGTGATCCAGGTCACCAACGTCTCCCCCAGCGCCAGCTCCGAGCAGATGCGCACGCTCTTCGGCTTCCTCGGAAAGATCGAGGAGCTGCGCCTCTTCCCTCCCGA tgattCTCCTTTGCCTGTTTCATCGCGTGTCTGTTTTGTAAAGTTCCATGATCCTGACTCGGCAGTTGTGGCCCAGCATCTGACAAACACTGTATTCGTTGACAGAGCGTTGATAGTCGTACCATATGCAGAAG GAGTTATTCCTGATGAGACTAAGGCTTTGTCTCTCTTGGCACCAGCTAATGCTgtggcaggtctgctgcctggagGTGGACTCCTGCCTACTCCCAACCCACTTTCTCAG ATTGGTGCTGTTCCTTTAGCTGCTTTAGGAGCTCCTGCTCTTGATCCTGCCCTAGCTGCTCTTGGGCTTCCTGGAGCAAACTTAAACTCTCAG TCTCTTGCAGCAGATCAACTACTAAAACTTATGAGCACAGTGGATCCAAA GTTGAACCATGTAGCTGCAGGTCTTGTTTCACCAAGTCTGAAATCAGATACCTCCAGTAAAGAAATAGAAGAAGCTATGAAAAGAGTACGAGAAGCACAGTCATTAATTTCTGCTGCTATAGAGCCAG acaaaaaagatgaaaaacgAAGGCATTCGAGGTCAAGGTCACgctcaaggaggaggaggacacctTCTTCATCTAGACACAG ACGGTCAAGAAGTCGATCAAGGAGAAGGTCCCATTCAAAATCAAGAAGCAGGAGGCGATCTAAAAGTCCAAGGCGAAGAAGATCTCATTccagagagagaagcagaaggtCTAGGAGCACGTCCAAAACCAG ggataaaaagaaggaagagaaagaaaagaaacgtTCTAAAACTCCCCCCAAAAGCTACAGCACAACTAGACGATCAAGAAGCACAAGCAG AGAAAGACGACGTAGAAGAAGCAGGAGTGGAACACGGTCACCTAAGAAACCCAGGTCTCCTAAAAGGAAAATGTCCCGGTCCCCATCTCCAAGAAG acataaaaaggaaaaaaagaaggataaaGACAAGGAGAGAAGTAGAGATGAGAGGGAGCGGtcaacaagcaagaaaaaaaaaagcaaagacaaagagaAGGATCGAGAACGAAAATCCGAGAGTGATAAAGATGTGAAA GTCACAAGGGATTATGACGAAGAAGAACAAGGATATGACAgcgagaaggagaaaaaggaagaaaagaaaatggcagaTTCTTCCTCCCCTAAAGTAAAGGAGTCTGCTGCCGATAAAGGAAGTGGAGATTCAGCAAGGGAATCCAAAGTAAATGGGGATGATCATCATGAAGAGGACATGGATATGAGTGACTGA
- the SRSF11 gene encoding serine/arginine-rich splicing factor 11 isoform X1 yields MASSSGTDVIQVTNVSPSASSEQMRTLFGFLGKIEELRLFPPDDSPLPVSSRVCFVKFHDPDSAVVAQHLTNTVFVDRALIVVPYAEGVIPDETKALSLLAPANAVAGLLPGGGLLPTPNPLSQIGAVPLAALGAPALDPALAALGLPGANLNSQSLAADQLLKLMSTVDPKLNHVAAGLVSPSLKSDTSSKEIEEAMKRVREAQSLISAAIEPDKKDEKRRHSRSRSRSRRRRTPSSSRHRRSRSRSRRRSHSKSRSRRRSKSPRRRRSHSRERSRRSRSTSKTRDKKKEEKEKKRSKTPPKSYSTTRRSRSTSRERRRRRSRSGTRSPKKPRSPKRKMSRSPSPRRHKKEKKKDKDKERSRDERERSTSKKKKSKDKEKDRERKSESDKDVKQVTRDYDEEEQGYDSEKEKKEEKKMADSSSPKVKESAADKGSGDSARESKVNGDDHHEEDMDMSD; encoded by the exons ATGGCTTCAAGCAGCGGCACCGACGTGATCCAGGTCACCAACGTCTCCCCCAGCGCCAGCTCCGAGCAGATGCGCACGCTCTTCGGCTTCCTCGGAAAGATCGAGGAGCTGCGCCTCTTCCCTCCCGA tgattCTCCTTTGCCTGTTTCATCGCGTGTCTGTTTTGTAAAGTTCCATGATCCTGACTCGGCAGTTGTGGCCCAGCATCTGACAAACACTGTATTCGTTGACAGAGCGTTGATAGTCGTACCATATGCAGAAG GAGTTATTCCTGATGAGACTAAGGCTTTGTCTCTCTTGGCACCAGCTAATGCTgtggcaggtctgctgcctggagGTGGACTCCTGCCTACTCCCAACCCACTTTCTCAG ATTGGTGCTGTTCCTTTAGCTGCTTTAGGAGCTCCTGCTCTTGATCCTGCCCTAGCTGCTCTTGGGCTTCCTGGAGCAAACTTAAACTCTCAG TCTCTTGCAGCAGATCAACTACTAAAACTTATGAGCACAGTGGATCCAAA GTTGAACCATGTAGCTGCAGGTCTTGTTTCACCAAGTCTGAAATCAGATACCTCCAGTAAAGAAATAGAAGAAGCTATGAAAAGAGTACGAGAAGCACAGTCATTAATTTCTGCTGCTATAGAGCCAG acaaaaaagatgaaaaacgAAGGCATTCGAGGTCAAGGTCACgctcaaggaggaggaggacacctTCTTCATCTAGACACAG ACGGTCAAGAAGTCGATCAAGGAGAAGGTCCCATTCAAAATCAAGAAGCAGGAGGCGATCTAAAAGTCCAAGGCGAAGAAGATCTCATTccagagagagaagcagaaggtCTAGGAGCACGTCCAAAACCAG ggataaaaagaaggaagagaaagaaaagaaacgtTCTAAAACTCCCCCCAAAAGCTACAGCACAACTAGACGATCAAGAAGCACAAGCAG AGAAAGACGACGTAGAAGAAGCAGGAGTGGAACACGGTCACCTAAGAAACCCAGGTCTCCTAAAAGGAAAATGTCCCGGTCCCCATCTCCAAGAAG acataaaaaggaaaaaaagaaggataaaGACAAGGAGAGAAGTAGAGATGAGAGGGAGCGGtcaacaagcaagaaaaaaaaaagcaaagacaaagagaAGGATCGAGAACGAAAATCCGAGAGTGATAAAGATGTGAAA CAGGTCACAAGGGATTATGACGAAGAAGAACAAGGATATGACAgcgagaaggagaaaaaggaagaaaagaaaatggcagaTTCTTCCTCCCCTAAAGTAAAGGAGTCTGCTGCCGATAAAGGAAGTGGAGATTCAGCAAGGGAATCCAAAGTAAATGGGGATGATCATCATGAAGAGGACATGGATATGAGTGACTGA